A stretch of Synechococcus sp. WH 8020 DNA encodes these proteins:
- the tilS gene encoding tRNA lysidine(34) synthetase TilS, with product MAASKTWLPWHDTLHRQLLRQPNLLPDGETLLIALSGGQDSMALLGLLLGLQHLHHWHFQLWHGDHGWHDQSAATASELKEWCQSQELPLQISRNTRDHTGTEANARSWRYQELAALSQQFCCRTVLTAHTASDRAETLLLQLARGTDLAGLGSLRPIRPLQNDDPSGARLVRPLLTFSRDDTTQICQDLQLPIWLDPSNANPALSRNRIRNDVLPVLEELYPGCSQRIAQLSERMSQVEDSQRTLATLALEQLRSERGLQRNALKAVPEATRRLLLHHWLQQQGVRALSASQLNTLSFAIGPGCPPGSRSLAEHKTLQWTRDSVQLVSKP from the coding sequence ATGGCTGCATCCAAAACCTGGTTGCCTTGGCACGACACCCTGCACCGCCAACTGCTGAGGCAGCCGAACCTGTTGCCCGATGGGGAAACATTGCTGATCGCTCTCTCCGGCGGTCAAGACTCCATGGCCTTACTCGGCCTACTCCTAGGGCTTCAGCACTTACATCATTGGCACTTTCAGCTGTGGCACGGAGACCATGGTTGGCACGATCAATCAGCAGCCACTGCTTCCGAACTCAAGGAGTGGTGCCAAAGCCAGGAGCTGCCTCTTCAGATCAGCCGCAATACGAGAGACCACACAGGCACGGAGGCCAACGCCCGATCCTGGCGCTACCAGGAGCTTGCCGCATTAAGCCAACAGTTCTGCTGCCGCACTGTTCTCACCGCTCACACGGCGAGTGACCGGGCGGAAACATTGCTGCTGCAATTGGCCAGAGGCACTGATCTAGCCGGCCTTGGCAGCTTGCGGCCCATCAGACCACTTCAAAACGATGACCCCAGCGGCGCTCGGCTGGTGCGTCCCCTGCTGACCTTCAGCCGAGACGACACCACCCAAATCTGCCAGGACTTGCAACTACCCATTTGGCTTGATCCATCGAATGCCAATCCGGCATTGAGCCGCAACCGCATCCGCAACGACGTTCTGCCAGTGCTGGAGGAGTTATATCCCGGCTGCAGTCAACGCATCGCTCAACTCAGCGAGCGGATGTCCCAAGTGGAGGACAGCCAACGCACCCTGGCCACACTGGCCCTTGAACAGCTGCGCAGTGAACGCGGCTTGCAACGCAACGCACTTAAGGCTGTTCCAGAAGCAACCCGTCGACTCTTGCTCCATCATTGGCTGCAACAACAAGGTGTTCGCGCTCTCTCCGCCAGCCAACTCAACACACTGAGTTTTGCCATTGGCCCTGGCTGCCCCCCCGGAAGCCGCTCTTTAGCGGAGCACAAGACTCTGCAATGGACCCGCGACTCGGTACAACTGGTGAGCAAGCCATAA
- a CDS encoding DUF561 domain-containing protein — MSRLSLLPAELRRSLEQRSTLKVIAGLMNFDQANVAMVAAAAGRGGADLIDVACDAALVTLAIESSAGVPVCVSAVDPELFPAAVAAGAAMVEIGNYDAFYPQGRIFDAAEVLAITRRTRELLPDVVMSVTVPHVLPLDQQEQLAVDLVTAGADLIQTEGGTSAKPFSAGTLGLIEKAAPTLAASHSISAALHQAECAVPVLCASGLSAVTVPMAIASGAAGVGVGSAVNRLNDELAMTAVVRGLREALGSQAMSRV; from the coding sequence ATGTCCCGCCTTTCTCTGCTGCCAGCTGAGCTCCGCCGCAGCCTGGAGCAGCGTTCCACACTCAAGGTGATCGCCGGTCTGATGAACTTCGATCAGGCCAACGTGGCGATGGTGGCGGCTGCCGCGGGTCGCGGCGGTGCTGATTTGATTGATGTGGCATGTGATGCAGCTCTGGTCACGCTGGCGATCGAATCCTCCGCTGGTGTGCCCGTTTGCGTGTCTGCGGTGGATCCTGAACTGTTTCCTGCCGCTGTGGCTGCTGGTGCGGCCATGGTGGAGATTGGAAATTACGACGCTTTCTATCCCCAAGGCCGCATTTTTGATGCGGCTGAAGTGCTGGCCATCACCCGCCGAACCCGTGAGCTGCTTCCCGACGTGGTGATGAGTGTCACGGTGCCCCATGTGCTGCCGCTGGATCAGCAAGAGCAGTTGGCTGTGGATTTGGTGACAGCCGGTGCTGATCTGATCCAAACCGAAGGCGGTACCAGCGCGAAGCCCTTCAGCGCTGGCACCCTTGGATTGATTGAAAAAGCAGCTCCTACCTTGGCCGCATCCCACAGCATCAGTGCTGCGCTGCATCAGGCCGAGTGTGCGGTGCCGGTGCTGTGCGCCTCTGGGTTGTCTGCTGTCACCGTACCGATGGCTATTGCCTCCGGAGCTGCGGGTGTGGGCGTTGGATCGGCAGTGAATCGACTCAATGATGAGCTGGCGATGACTGCTGTGGTGCGTGGGCTTCGCGAAGCTTTGGGTTCCCAAGCCATGAGCCGCGTCTGA
- a CDS encoding phage holin family protein — MGTLGWLLQWPIRALVLLVVAALPLGVELASFGTALWAAVLIGLLGTLLILPLKVVMGPVWAITSLGGLISPVSFLFNWLITVVLFGLAAWLIQGFRLKNGLISAIGGAVVYSVISAVVLRALGLADVDFTRAALIGSLA; from the coding sequence ATGGGAACGCTTGGCTGGTTACTGCAATGGCCCATTCGAGCCCTGGTGTTGCTGGTCGTAGCAGCGCTTCCCCTCGGTGTGGAACTGGCCAGCTTTGGTACGGCCCTCTGGGCAGCTGTGTTGATTGGCTTGTTGGGCACGCTGCTGATTCTGCCGCTCAAAGTCGTGATGGGTCCGGTTTGGGCCATCACCTCGCTGGGTGGGTTGATCTCGCCGGTGTCGTTTCTGTTCAACTGGTTGATTACGGTCGTCTTGTTTGGCTTGGCCGCTTGGCTGATTCAGGGCTTTCGCCTTAAGAACGGTCTGATCAGTGCTATCGGTGGCGCGGTTGTCTACAGCGTGATTAGTGCCGTGGTCTTGCGTGCTCTTGGCCTCGCTGATGTGGATTTCACCAGGGCAGCTTTGATCGGATCGTTGGCCTAG